In the Palaeococcus pacificus DY20341 genome, one interval contains:
- a CDS encoding 30S ribosomal protein S3, giving the protein MAIERYFVKEAVKEMLIDEYLEKELRRAGYGGLDIKKTPLGTKVIIFAANPGYVIGRGGRKIRQLTRILERRFNLENPQIEVEEIKNPYLNAKVQAVRLAQALERGIHFRRAAYSAIRAIMNRGGARGVEIRISGKLTGERAKSVRFYQGYLAKVGNPAETLVSKGYAQAILKLGVMGVKVSILPPDAKLPDEIEIVDKQEEIVEEVSEQ; this is encoded by the coding sequence ATGGCAATAGAGAGATATTTCGTTAAGGAAGCAGTTAAGGAAATGCTCATCGATGAATACCTAGAAAAAGAATTAAGGAGAGCTGGCTACGGAGGTTTGGACATCAAAAAGACACCCTTAGGAACAAAGGTCATCATATTTGCCGCTAATCCAGGTTACGTCATCGGCAGGGGTGGAAGAAAGATAAGACAGCTTACAAGAATCCTCGAGAGAAGATTTAATTTGGAGAACCCACAAATTGAGGTTGAGGAAATTAAGAACCCCTACTTAAACGCTAAAGTCCAAGCTGTAAGGTTAGCTCAAGCCTTGGAGAGGGGTATACACTTTAGAAGGGCTGCATACTCAGCTATAAGGGCTATAATGAACAGGGGCGGCGCGAGAGGTGTCGAGATTAGGATCAGCGGAAAGCTAACAGGAGAGAGAGCTAAGAGCGTAAGGTTCTACCAAGGCTATCTCGCTAAGGTTGGAAACCCAGCTGAAACACTAGTCTCAAAGGGCTATGCTCAAGCAATCCTCAAGCTCGGTGTCATGGGTGTGAAGGTTAGCATACTTCCACCAGACGCAAAGCTCCCAGATGAAATTGAAATTGTTGACAAGCAAGAAGAGATTGTTGAAGAGGTGAGCGAGCAATGA
- a CDS encoding energy-coupling factor transporter transmembrane component T family protein, which yields MYLPFILVYTFLVATRRSLMELAYFGIILIGLIIILKPKRSIFKHLGFLLGFEGLLFVLALFNPGQPILNTPFGVVTREGVYSFVLLFSRAFLASSAVVVVSNSIGFPRILAEMEALKFPRILVLTLAFTYRYLDLFKDEALRMKRALDSRTFGIGKREYYKKLGALISEIFVRAYLRNEKIYMAMLSRGFGEFPKLEEEISLTPFALALVTLLGVLI from the coding sequence TTGTACCTCCCTTTCATTTTAGTTTACACTTTTTTGGTGGCGACTAGGAGAAGTTTAATGGAGCTGGCTTACTTTGGAATAATTTTAATTGGGTTAATCATTATACTCAAGCCAAAGAGGAGTATTTTCAAGCACTTGGGCTTTCTGCTCGGCTTTGAGGGCCTCTTGTTTGTACTAGCACTATTCAATCCAGGACAGCCCATTTTGAATACTCCCTTTGGAGTTGTAACTCGAGAGGGAGTTTACTCCTTTGTGCTCCTATTCTCGAGGGCGTTTTTAGCTTCTTCCGCTGTCGTAGTTGTATCAAACTCCATCGGCTTTCCGCGGATTTTGGCGGAGATGGAAGCTTTAAAATTCCCTCGCATTTTAGTGCTGACATTAGCGTTTACCTACCGCTACTTGGACTTGTTTAAGGATGAGGCACTCAGGATGAAGCGGGCTTTGGACTCTAGGACTTTTGGGATTGGCAAGAGAGAGTACTACAAAAAGCTTGGGGCTTTGATAAGTGAAATCTTCGTCAGAGCATATTTAAGGAATGAAAAGATTTATATGGCGATGCTCTCAAGGGGATTTGGAGAGTTTCCGAAGCTTGAGGAGGAGATAAGCTTAACGCCTTTCGCTCTCGCTTTAGTGACCCTGCTGGGTGTTTTGATATGA
- a CDS encoding PDGLE domain-containing protein, translating to MRAILKGLIIIIVLLAIALPFASENPDGLEATMEKVGLEEHAFYEAPLDYGETWGQSLVMGMLGIVLVFALSYGLTKVFKGV from the coding sequence ATGAGGGCTATACTAAAGGGCTTAATCATTATTATAGTATTACTTGCCATTGCACTTCCATTCGCATCAGAAAACCCCGACGGCTTAGAGGCTACGATGGAAAAAGTGGGCCTTGAGGAGCATGCATTTTATGAAGCTCCCCTGGACTACGGCGAAACATGGGGACAGAGCTTGGTCATGGGAATGTTGGGTATAGTTTTAGTTTTCGCCCTTAGCTACGGTCTGACAAAGGTTTTCAAGGGGGTTTGA
- a CDS encoding 50S ribosomal protein L23, which produces MDPYKVIVRPVVTEKAVSLIETENKLTFIVDRRATKSDIKKAVEEIYGVKVDKINTLITMKGEKKAYVKLKPEYNASEIAARIGLF; this is translated from the coding sequence ATGGACCCATATAAGGTTATTGTAAGACCTGTAGTTACAGAAAAGGCGGTTTCACTAATCGAAACCGAGAACAAGCTCACATTTATAGTCGACAGAAGAGCTACAAAGAGCGACATCAAGAAAGCCGTGGAAGAAATTTACGGTGTCAAGGTAGACAAGATAAACACACTAATCACAATGAAAGGAGAAAAGAAGGCTTACGTTAAGTTGAAGCCTGAATACAACGCAAGTGAAATTGCCGCAAGGATAGGATTATTCTGA
- a CDS encoding 50S ribosomal protein L3 yields the protein MGKISRPRRGSLGYAPRKRAKKIVPRIKSWPQTDETRILGFAGYKAGMTHVLMIDDWPGRLTNGKEIFVPVTVVEVPPMVVYGIRAYKQGYLGLETATEVWAPNLNGDLKRRIKTLPKNYNEEAFQQKLGELEDMIKEGEIVEVRALVHTQPRLIKLKKKPDVMEYAVGGSSVEEKFAYLKEKIGNEIRASEVLKEGELLDAIAVTKGKGFQGVIKRFGVKLRSHKDSKARRKVASIGPWHPTRVMWTVPMPGQMGFHTRTEYNKRLLRIGENGVLKLGDEEIEITPKGGFPHYGIIRSDFLMVAGTLPGSIKRIIRFRPAIRPPARKPPVEAPQITYVSRESKQ from the coding sequence ATGGGAAAAATTAGTAGACCAAGGAGAGGTTCATTGGGCTATGCTCCAAGGAAAAGAGCAAAGAAGATAGTCCCAAGGATTAAGAGTTGGCCACAAACAGATGAGACCAGAATATTAGGATTTGCAGGCTACAAAGCCGGAATGACCCACGTCTTAATGATTGACGACTGGCCAGGAAGGCTCACCAACGGCAAGGAGATATTCGTTCCAGTGACTGTAGTGGAAGTCCCACCAATGGTGGTCTATGGAATTAGGGCCTACAAGCAAGGCTACCTTGGCTTAGAGACAGCTACTGAGGTTTGGGCTCCAAACCTAAACGGCGACCTCAAGAGAAGGATAAAGACTCTTCCAAAGAACTACAATGAGGAAGCATTCCAACAAAAGCTTGGAGAGCTCGAGGACATGATTAAAGAGGGAGAAATAGTCGAGGTCAGGGCTTTGGTTCACACCCAACCAAGGCTCATCAAGCTCAAGAAGAAGCCAGACGTCATGGAGTACGCCGTTGGAGGAAGCAGTGTTGAGGAGAAGTTTGCCTATCTCAAGGAGAAGATAGGCAACGAAATAAGGGCTAGCGAAGTCCTCAAGGAAGGAGAGCTCCTTGATGCTATAGCCGTTACTAAGGGTAAGGGATTCCAAGGCGTTATCAAGAGGTTTGGCGTCAAGCTCAGGTCACACAAGGACAGCAAGGCAAGAAGGAAGGTCGCTTCAATAGGTCCATGGCACCCAACTAGGGTCATGTGGACAGTTCCAATGCCAGGTCAAATGGGATTCCACACAAGAACAGAGTACAACAAGAGGCTCTTGAGAATAGGTGAGAATGGCGTTCTCAAGCTCGGCGACGAGGAGATAGAGATTACACCAAAGGGTGGCTTCCCACACTACGGAATCATTAGGAGTGACTTCTTGATGGTTGCAGGAACACTTCCGGGATCAATAAAGAGAATAATTAGGTTTAGGCCAGCTATTAGGCCACCTGCAAGAAAGCCACCTGTTGAAGCTCCACAAATCACCTACGTTAGTAGGGAGTCAAAGCAATGA
- a CDS encoding ribonuclease P protein component 1: protein MRRNSKKRKDRASRRSQGQGQEIVGRSWIFRGLNRNRVTRKTIIWHELIGLKAKIIKSPHQGFMHIEGYVIDETKNTLKILGDKLYIIPKDQVEIEFEIGDKKVIVDGKELIGRPEMRLKKRWRR, encoded by the coding sequence ATGCGGAGGAACAGCAAAAAACGGAAGGATAGAGCTTCAAGGAGATCACAGGGACAAGGTCAAGAAATTGTTGGTAGATCTTGGATTTTCAGGGGACTTAATAGAAATCGAGTGACCAGGAAAACCATAATATGGCATGAACTCATAGGACTGAAAGCAAAAATCATAAAAAGCCCTCATCAGGGGTTTATGCATATAGAGGGATACGTGATTGACGAGACAAAGAACACCCTCAAAATCTTGGGGGATAAGCTCTACATAATCCCCAAGGATCAAGTTGAGATTGAGTTTGAGATCGGCGATAAAAAAGTCATAGTTGATGGGAAGGAGTTGATTGGAAGACCCGAGATGAGATTGAAAAAGAGGTGGAGAAGATGA
- a CDS encoding 50S ribosomal protein L2: MGKSLIQQRRGKGSPTFRAPSHRYRGKIRYIPFNITKEKTLVGKVVEILHDPGRTAPVARVKFENGMEKLIIASEGLLVGEEVYIGPNAPVKIGNTLPLAMIPEGTYVYDIEGVPGDGGKYVRAGGTYALVVSREADRVIVQLPSGELKHFKPNCRATIGIVAGGGRLEKPIVKAGKAYYIMKARNRFWPKPRGVKMNAVNHPHGGKEHHIGRPSTVARRAAPGQKVGHIAARRTGVRK, translated from the coding sequence ATGGGTAAGAGTTTGATTCAACAAAGGAGAGGTAAAGGAAGCCCAACATTTAGAGCTCCATCTCACAGGTATAGGGGAAAGATTAGGTACATCCCATTCAACATAACCAAGGAAAAGACCTTGGTAGGCAAGGTAGTTGAGATACTCCACGACCCTGGAAGGACAGCTCCAGTTGCAAGGGTTAAGTTTGAGAACGGCATGGAGAAGCTAATAATAGCTTCAGAGGGCCTCTTGGTTGGAGAAGAGGTCTACATTGGGCCAAACGCTCCGGTTAAGATAGGAAATACACTTCCATTGGCTATGATACCAGAGGGAACTTACGTTTACGACATTGAGGGCGTCCCAGGTGATGGAGGAAAGTATGTGAGGGCTGGAGGAACATACGCTCTAGTAGTCTCAAGGGAAGCCGATAGGGTAATAGTCCAACTTCCAAGTGGTGAGCTCAAGCACTTCAAGCCAAACTGTAGGGCAACAATAGGTATTGTTGCTGGCGGTGGAAGGTTAGAGAAGCCAATAGTTAAAGCCGGTAAGGCCTACTACATCATGAAGGCTAGAAACAGGTTCTGGCCAAAGCCAAGAGGTGTCAAGATGAACGCAGTCAACCACCCACACGGTGGTAAGGAGCACCACATTGGAAGGCCAAGCACAGTTGCAAGGAGAGCTGCCCCAGGTCAAAAGGTTGGTCATATAGCTGCGAGAAGAACTGGAGTGAGGAAGTGA
- a CDS encoding 50S ribosomal protein L14: MAKKGAGATRGLSPIRPTRALPIGAYLKCADNSGAKILQIIGVVGYKGTRRRLASAGVGDMVIARVKKGRPDIRHQVVRAVIVRQRKEYKRLDGMRVKFEDNAAVVTTEEGVPRGTEIRGPVAREAAEKWVRLGSIASTIL, encoded by the coding sequence ATGGCAAAGAAGGGTGCTGGTGCTACGAGAGGATTAAGCCCAATCAGGCCAACAAGGGCTCTCCCAATTGGTGCCTACCTCAAGTGCGCCGACAACTCAGGTGCTAAGATATTGCAGATTATAGGTGTTGTTGGCTACAAGGGAACTAGGAGAAGGCTTGCTTCAGCAGGCGTGGGAGACATGGTTATAGCGAGGGTCAAGAAAGGAAGGCCAGACATAAGGCACCAAGTTGTTAGGGCTGTTATCGTTAGGCAAAGAAAGGAATACAAGCGCTTGGATGGCATGCGTGTAAAGTTCGAGGACAACGCTGCTGTGGTGACAACCGAAGAAGGTGTTCCAAGAGGAACTGAAATTAGAGGCCCAGTTGCGAGGGAAGCTGCTGAGAAGTGGGTTAGGTTGGGAAGTATAGCGAGCACGATATTGTGA
- a CDS encoding 30S ribosomal protein S4e produces MAKKGARRHLKRLAAPTQWYIERKAYKWAVRPSPGPHNMRTSIPLLYIVRDYLGYAKTGREAKKILNEGKVLVDGKIRKDYRFPVGIMDVVSIPALGEHYRVIPNRLGKLILHKISEEEAKVKPLKINNKRMVKGGNLQLNLHDGSNHLIKLSSLTDETKDRFRTFDTILMKVPEREIVEVIPFEVGTYVFVTQGKNVARKGKIVEVRHFPMGWPDVITIEDEEGELFDTLKEYAIVIGKESPKISLP; encoded by the coding sequence ATGGCTAAGAAAGGAGCAAGGAGACATCTTAAGAGATTAGCCGCTCCAACTCAATGGTATATTGAGAGAAAGGCATACAAGTGGGCTGTGAGACCATCTCCGGGTCCACACAACATGAGGACTTCAATTCCTCTGCTGTACATCGTTAGAGACTACTTGGGCTATGCAAAGACAGGAAGAGAAGCTAAGAAGATCCTCAACGAAGGCAAAGTTCTCGTTGATGGAAAGATAAGAAAGGACTACAGGTTCCCAGTTGGTATTATGGACGTTGTCTCAATCCCAGCATTAGGCGAGCACTATAGAGTAATACCAAACAGGCTTGGAAAGCTCATTCTCCACAAGATAAGCGAGGAAGAGGCTAAGGTTAAGCCATTGAAGATCAACAACAAGCGCATGGTTAAGGGAGGAAACCTCCAATTGAACCTTCACGACGGAAGCAACCACCTCATCAAGCTCAGCTCACTAACAGATGAGACAAAGGATCGCTTTAGGACGTTCGACACAATCCTCATGAAAGTGCCTGAGAGGGAGATCGTTGAGGTCATCCCCTTTGAAGTTGGAACCTATGTCTTCGTTACCCAAGGTAAGAACGTCGCAAGGAAGGGTAAGATAGTTGAAGTGAGGCACTTCCCAATGGGATGGCCAGATGTCATCACAATCGAGGATGAAGAGGGAGAGCTCTTCGATACATTGAAGGAGTATGCAATCGTTATTGGAAAGGAGTCACCAAAGATTTCGTTACCATGA
- a CDS encoding 30S ribosomal protein S19 — protein sequence MVKKEFVYRGYKLEELLNMPLDKVAELFPSRQRRSLKRGFTQDQKKLIRKIRLAKKGKYKKPIRTHSRDMVILPEMVGMTIHVHNGKEFVPIEIKPEMIGHYLGEFALTRKIVQHGSPGMGATRSSMFVAVK from the coding sequence ATGGTCAAGAAGGAATTTGTTTATCGCGGTTACAAGCTTGAGGAACTTTTGAACATGCCCCTTGACAAAGTAGCTGAGCTCTTTCCCTCAAGGCAGAGGAGGAGCCTTAAGAGGGGCTTTACCCAAGACCAGAAGAAACTCATTAGAAAAATTAGACTTGCTAAGAAGGGTAAGTATAAAAAGCCAATTAGAACCCACAGCAGGGACATGGTTATCCTCCCAGAGATGGTTGGAATGACAATCCACGTCCACAACGGTAAAGAGTTCGTCCCAATCGAGATTAAGCCTGAGATGATAGGGCACTACTTGGGAGAGTTTGCCCTAACGAGAAAGATAGTCCAACACGGTTCACCTGGTATGGGTGCTACGAGGTCATCAATGTTCGTAGCGGTCAAGTGA
- a CDS encoding 50S ribosomal protein L5, with the protein MNREAILKDWEAHPMRRPKVAKVTINIGVGESGERLTKAEKMLEDLVGQKPIRRRAKQTNRDFGIRRGEPIAVKVTLRGEKAREMLKRLFAAVDNKVKASNFDNHGNLCFGVNEHINIPGVEYDPEIGIFGMDVCVTLERPGFRVAKRRRRRHHIPTRHKLTKDEGIVFIEEEFGVQVVEG; encoded by the coding sequence ATGAATAGAGAGGCAATTTTAAAGGACTGGGAAGCTCATCCAATGAGGAGGCCCAAAGTGGCTAAAGTTACCATAAACATAGGTGTTGGCGAGAGCGGAGAGCGCTTAACTAAAGCCGAGAAAATGCTTGAAGACTTAGTCGGCCAAAAGCCAATTAGGAGAAGGGCCAAGCAAACCAACAGGGACTTCGGAATTAGGAGAGGAGAGCCAATCGCTGTTAAGGTCACCCTTAGAGGCGAGAAGGCTAGAGAGATGCTAAAGAGGCTTTTTGCAGCAGTTGATAACAAAGTAAAGGCTTCAAACTTTGACAACCACGGAAACTTATGCTTCGGTGTCAACGAGCACATAAACATACCCGGTGTCGAATACGACCCAGAGATTGGTATCTTTGGTATGGACGTGTGTGTAACACTTGAAAGACCAGGATTCAGGGTTGCAAAGAGGAGAAGGAGAAGGCACCACATTCCAACAAGGCACAAGCTCACAAAGGATGAAGGGATTGTTTTCATAGAAGAGGAGTTTGGCGTCCAGGTTGTGGAGGGATGA
- the rpmC gene encoding 50S ribosomal protein L29: MRPSEIREMSLEEIDAKIKEIRMELAKERGMLTMGTSLENPMKIRSLKRDLARLLTIRNEKVRGKR; the protein is encoded by the coding sequence ATGAGGCCAAGTGAAATTAGAGAGATGAGCTTAGAAGAGATAGACGCAAAAATCAAGGAAATCAGAATGGAACTTGCTAAGGAGAGGGGTATGCTTACCATGGGGACCTCCTTGGAGAACCCCATGAAGATTAGATCCCTTAAGAGGGATTTAGCCAGGCTGCTTACAATCAGAAATGAGAAGGTTAGAGGAAAAAGGTGA
- the yciH gene encoding stress response translation initiation inhibitor YciH codes for MMPRIVNPIDEMLFKEVVKEQQRIKVYLEKGRYGKLKTIIDGIDEREFDLDQIAKKLKGKLACGGTAKNGRIELQGDHRDKVKKLLVDLGFSGDLIEIE; via the coding sequence ATAATGCCGAGAATTGTAAACCCCATAGATGAGATGCTCTTTAAGGAGGTCGTTAAAGAGCAACAGAGGATTAAGGTTTACCTTGAGAAAGGGCGCTATGGAAAGCTCAAAACAATAATCGATGGCATAGATGAGAGGGAGTTTGATCTCGACCAAATTGCAAAAAAACTAAAGGGTAAGCTGGCATGCGGAGGAACAGCAAAAAACGGAAGGATAGAGCTTCAAGGAGATCACAGGGACAAGGTCAAGAAATTGTTGGTAGATCTTGGATTTTCAGGGGACTTAATAGAAATCGAGTGA
- the rplX gene encoding 50S ribosomal protein L24 → MKIKSKQPKKQRKFLYNAPLHLRQKIMSATLSSELRKKYGFRTMPVRKGDKVKIMRGDFKGHEGKIVEIDLKRYRIHVEGATQKKVNGTEVFYPIHPSNVMIIELNLEDERRERIIERRA, encoded by the coding sequence ATGAAGATTAAGAGTAAGCAACCAAAGAAGCAGAGGAAGTTTTTGTATAACGCTCCTCTACACTTGAGACAAAAGATAATGAGTGCAACGCTTTCAAGCGAGCTCAGGAAGAAGTACGGCTTCAGGACAATGCCAGTTAGGAAAGGCGATAAAGTCAAAATCATGAGGGGAGACTTCAAGGGACATGAAGGAAAGATCGTGGAGATCGACTTGAAACGCTACAGAATTCATGTTGAAGGCGCAACACAAAAGAAAGTTAACGGAACAGAGGTTTTCTATCCAATACACCCCTCAAACGTTATGATAATTGAGCTTAATTTGGAAGATGAGAGAAGAGAAAGAATAATTGAGAGGAGGGCTTGA
- a CDS encoding putative RNA uridine N3 methyltransferase, with protein sequence MTWHIFIPDSLLEESKDQKIRTYKIGQIARAASIFGVEHIWIYRAGGKDGKFIKLILEYAETPQYLRRHLFPLRDELRYAGVIPPLRTPHHKLKSKPKVGEIREGVIVKKGRMYADIGLDELAVVEDGKGLKGRHTFRIVSTKPLKVVLAQPEEYWGYKVHLTKKSLAKTLKKARLDVAIATSRKGEDVRRVKLPEFEGNIGFVFGSPRKGVLEILRDFNEDYEFDLILNTIPNQKTQTVRTEEAVLATLAVFNFIRRD encoded by the coding sequence ATGACATGGCACATATTCATCCCCGATTCGCTCCTCGAGGAGAGCAAAGACCAAAAAATTAGAACCTACAAAATAGGGCAGATAGCTAGGGCAGCTTCAATATTTGGCGTCGAACACATCTGGATTTACAGGGCAGGCGGAAAAGATGGGAAGTTCATAAAGCTAATCCTTGAGTACGCGGAAACGCCTCAGTACCTAAGAAGGCACCTTTTCCCCCTCAGGGACGAGCTTAGATACGCTGGGGTCATACCTCCACTCAGAACACCTCACCACAAGCTCAAGAGCAAACCAAAAGTCGGCGAAATTCGCGAAGGCGTAATAGTTAAAAAGGGAAGAATGTACGCGGACATTGGTCTCGATGAACTTGCCGTTGTGGAGGACGGCAAGGGATTGAAAGGAAGGCATACTTTTAGAATTGTCTCCACGAAGCCTTTAAAGGTTGTCTTGGCACAACCAGAGGAGTACTGGGGGTATAAAGTCCATCTAACTAAAAAAAGCCTTGCAAAAACACTTAAAAAGGCAAGGCTTGATGTTGCAATAGCAACTTCCCGTAAAGGGGAGGATGTGAGGAGAGTAAAACTCCCCGAGTTTGAAGGAAATATAGGCTTCGTGTTTGGATCCCCCAGAAAGGGTGTGTTAGAAATATTGAGAGACTTTAATGAGGATTACGAGTTTGATTTAATCCTCAATACAATTCCCAATCAAAAAACACAAACCGTTAGAACGGAAGAAGCCGTGCTGGCAACTTTGGCGGTGTTTAATTTCATAAGGAGGGATTGA
- a CDS encoding energy-coupling factor ABC transporter ATP-binding protein: MIELIDVHFSYSGREVLKGITLGIEQGEVFGLLGPNGAGKSTLIMHLNGVLRPQKGKVLVNGIDAARSPREVRKKVGIVFQDPNDQLFSPTVFEDVAFGPYNLGLRGEELKERVFKALKLVGMESYADRDVKRLSFGEKKRIAIATVLAMEPEVLVFDEPFANLDFKGKRKLRELIERFRGERTIILASHEAEYLTMCDRVALMDGGKVIAVGTPKEVFGNAELLKSHNLDVPPLIELFLSLGLDVPKDIGEAKTKIANFLSQSSK; this comes from the coding sequence ATGATTGAGCTCATAGATGTTCACTTTTCCTATAGCGGCAGAGAGGTCTTAAAGGGTATAACTCTTGGAATTGAGCAGGGAGAAGTTTTTGGCCTATTGGGCCCCAATGGGGCAGGTAAATCCACTTTAATAATGCACCTAAATGGTGTTTTGAGGCCTCAAAAAGGTAAAGTCTTAGTGAATGGCATTGATGCTGCTAGGAGCCCCAGAGAAGTGAGGAAAAAAGTGGGTATAGTATTCCAAGACCCAAATGACCAATTATTTTCCCCTACGGTGTTTGAGGACGTTGCCTTTGGTCCCTATAACCTCGGGCTTAGAGGAGAAGAGCTTAAGGAGAGAGTCTTTAAAGCGTTAAAGCTCGTGGGCATGGAAAGTTATGCAGATAGGGACGTAAAGAGGCTCAGCTTTGGTGAGAAGAAGAGGATTGCCATAGCAACGGTTTTAGCGATGGAGCCCGAGGTTTTGGTATTTGACGAGCCCTTTGCAAACTTGGACTTTAAGGGGAAAAGAAAGCTTAGAGAGTTAATCGAGCGCTTTAGAGGTGAAAGAACCATAATTTTAGCGTCGCATGAAGCTGAGTACCTGACCATGTGCGACAGGGTTGCTCTAATGGACGGTGGGAAGGTAATAGCTGTTGGCACTCCGAAGGAAGTCTTCGGCAATGCGGAGCTTTTAAAATCACATAATCTGGACGTTCCTCCCCTAATTGAGCTCTTTTTAAGTCTGGGTTTGGATGTTCCAAAGGACATAGGAGAGGCAAAAACAAAAATCGCCAACTTTTTAAGCCAAAGCTCGAAGTGA
- a CDS encoding 30S ribosomal protein S17 has protein sequence MRDIGLGVKPPEQTCNDPKCPWHGKLRIHGRVFEGIVVSDKAKKSVTVEMQHYRYLKKYERYELRKSRIHAYNPECIDAKTGDKVLIAETRPLSKTKNFVVVAITQKAGER, from the coding sequence ATGAGAGACATTGGATTGGGTGTAAAGCCCCCAGAACAAACTTGCAATGATCCAAAATGCCCATGGCATGGAAAGTTAAGGATTCACGGTAGAGTATTCGAGGGAATAGTCGTAAGCGACAAGGCAAAGAAGAGCGTGACAGTTGAGATGCAGCACTATCGCTACCTTAAGAAGTACGAGCGTTACGAGCTTAGAAAGAGCAGAATACACGCATACAATCCAGAGTGCATTGACGCAAAAACCGGCGACAAGGTTTTGATTGCAGAGACAAGGCCATTGAGCAAGACGAAGAACTTTGTTGTAGTGGCCATAACACAAAAAGCCGGTGAGAGGTGA
- the rplV gene encoding 50S ribosomal protein L22, with protein MVKRYYSFQNFDPERMAKAQARDLRMSPKLSIEVCNAIKGMMLNDAIRFLEEVIELKRPVPLRRFHDSQGHKRGKGFGPGRYPVKVSKAVLKLLHNVKNNAEQKGLDPDRLKIVHIKADRGPKLPGYIPRAFGRATPFNEQTTHLEVVVEEIRG; from the coding sequence ATGGTTAAGCGCTACTACTCTTTCCAAAATTTTGATCCAGAGAGGATGGCAAAGGCTCAAGCTAGAGATCTTAGGATGTCACCCAAGCTCTCAATTGAGGTGTGCAATGCTATTAAGGGTATGATGCTCAATGATGCAATCAGGTTCCTTGAGGAAGTCATCGAGCTAAAGAGACCTGTTCCACTTAGGAGATTCCACGACTCACAAGGACACAAGAGGGGTAAAGGCTTTGGTCCAGGTAGATATCCAGTTAAGGTCTCAAAGGCCGTACTAAAGCTCCTCCACAACGTTAAGAACAACGCTGAGCAAAAGGGCCTTGACCCAGACAGGCTTAAGATAGTTCACATAAAGGCTGATAGAGGACCAAAGCTCCCAGGATACATCCCAAGAGCTTTCGGTAGGGCTACACCATTCAATGAGCAAACAACACACCTTGAAGTTGTAGTTGAGGAGATTAGGGGGTGA
- the rpl4p gene encoding 50S ribosomal protein L4, giving the protein MKVHVYSLNGEPIEEIELPKVFQTPFRPDLIRRAVIASWTHRIQPWGTDPMAGKRTSAESIGKGHGMARVKRMKTAPRFAAFVPFARGGRRAHPPKVEKIIREEINKKERRLALMSAIAATANADLVKARGHIIDGLPQVPLVVDDELEKVFKTAQTREIFKKLGVWEDIERAKKNTKIRAGKGKMRGRRYKKGKGPLIVVAKNEGIIQGARNHPGVDVVLVDNLGVEFLAPGTHPGRLTIWTKGAIERLREIYG; this is encoded by the coding sequence ATGAAAGTTCACGTTTACTCTTTAAATGGCGAGCCAATTGAGGAGATAGAGCTTCCAAAGGTCTTCCAAACACCATTCAGGCCCGATTTGATTAGGAGGGCTGTAATAGCTTCATGGACTCACAGGATTCAACCATGGGGAACCGACCCAATGGCAGGTAAGAGAACAAGCGCTGAGTCAATAGGAAAGGGCCATGGAATGGCTAGAGTTAAGAGGATGAAGACAGCCCCAAGGTTCGCTGCATTCGTCCCATTCGCTAGGGGCGGTAGAAGGGCTCACCCACCAAAGGTTGAGAAAATCATTAGGGAAGAGATAAACAAGAAGGAGAGAAGATTGGCTTTGATGAGTGCTATAGCAGCAACAGCTAATGCAGACCTCGTCAAGGCAAGGGGTCACATCATAGACGGCCTTCCTCAAGTTCCACTAGTAGTTGATGATGAGCTTGAGAAGGTCTTCAAGACTGCTCAAACAAGAGAGATATTCAAGAAGCTCGGCGTTTGGGAGGACATAGAGAGGGCAAAGAAGAACACCAAGATAAGAGCTGGTAAGGGTAAGATGAGAGGAAGGAGATACAAGAAGGGTAAGGGACCACTCATCGTTGTTGCAAAGAACGAGGGAATCATACAAGGTGCAAGGAACCACCCAGGTGTTGATGTCGTATTAGTGGACAACTTAGGTGTTGAGTTCCTAGCTCCAGGTACACACCCAGGAAGGTTGACAATCTGGACTAAGGGTGCCATAGAGAGGTTGAGAGAAATTTACGGCTGA